From Riemerella anatipestifer ATCC 11845 = DSM 15868, a single genomic window includes:
- a CDS encoding BT_3928 family protein, whose translation MLKRLLRIVVALIFIASGFVKAVDVKGFSFKLEEYFSPQVFNLVILESWALPISFFVVLLELILGFLLLLKISVRKVLLALIGLCVFFAFLTFYSAYFNVVTDCGCFGDAIKFTPWQSFWKDIVLLTLLLLLYFAYRDKTSISFMRTRSSVLFLGTIVSLWIMLHGIKHEPIIDFRDYKIGTDLKSEKKKIEENPSEYKTFYNLEHKKTKEIIKVNQDDYINQNYWQNPDWVIQEDKTTSEVVKEGYASEIVKFKIEDLHGNDITDSLIQAPKTVLVFSYKPTEVDANLLEAVENKVSKHRKTVVYGVSTAQNTFKTLPNAVMDGTAIKTIARSNPFVLVLENGKITDKKSAKDYIY comes from the coding sequence ATGCTTAAACGCTTACTAAGAATTGTTGTTGCTCTTATTTTTATTGCTTCAGGTTTTGTTAAAGCAGTAGATGTTAAGGGTTTCTCATTCAAATTAGAAGAATATTTTTCGCCTCAGGTCTTTAATCTTGTTATACTGGAGAGTTGGGCTCTTCCAATCTCTTTTTTTGTAGTGCTTTTGGAACTTATTTTAGGGTTTTTATTGCTATTAAAAATTTCAGTAAGAAAAGTTCTATTAGCGTTGATTGGGCTGTGTGTATTCTTTGCCTTTCTCACTTTCTATTCAGCTTATTTTAATGTGGTTACAGATTGTGGTTGCTTCGGAGATGCTATTAAATTTACGCCTTGGCAAAGCTTCTGGAAAGACATTGTACTTCTCACCCTACTCCTTCTACTCTACTTTGCATATAGAGATAAGACTTCTATTTCTTTCATGAGAACAAGAAGTTCTGTGTTGTTTTTAGGAACAATAGTTTCTCTATGGATAATGCTTCACGGGATTAAACATGAACCTATTATTGATTTTAGAGATTATAAAATAGGAACAGATTTAAAGTCCGAAAAGAAAAAGATTGAAGAGAATCCGTCCGAATACAAAACATTTTACAACCTTGAACATAAAAAAACTAAAGAGATTATAAAAGTTAATCAAGACGATTACATCAACCAAAACTATTGGCAAAATCCTGATTGGGTAATCCAAGAAGACAAAACCACTTCCGAGGTAGTGAAAGAAGGCTATGCGTCTGAAATTGTAAAATTTAAAATAGAAGACCTGCACGGTAATGATATTACAGATAGCCTTATACAAGCTCCAAAAACGGTTTTGGTATTTAGCTATAAGCCCACCGAGGTAGATGCTAATCTCTTAGAAGCGGTAGAAAATAAAGTTTCCAAACATCGCAAAACAGTAGTTTATGGAGTTTCTACGGCACAAAATACATTTAAAACACTCCCCAATGCAGTGATGGACGGCACAGCCATCAAGACCATAGCTAGGAGTAATCCTTTCGTACTCGTTTTAGAAAATGGAAAAATTACAGATAAAAAAAGTGCAAAAGACTATATATATTAA
- a CDS encoding DUF1599 domain-containing protein, with translation MQETSRQYDEIINLCKDLFEKKLQDYGAAWRVLRPSSITDQIFIKINRIRTLQMTEKRMVEESEEAEFIAIVNYAVIGLIQLEKGLSEDLDADAEEILNLYQHYTNEAKALMQRKNHDYGEAWRSMRISSITDLIYQKVLRTKQIEDNNGHTLVSEGLDANYFDMLNYAVFCLIKINKQNA, from the coding sequence ATGCAAGAGACTTCTAGACAGTACGACGAGATTATAAACCTTTGTAAAGATTTATTTGAAAAGAAACTCCAAGACTATGGTGCAGCGTGGCGAGTGCTACGCCCAAGTTCTATCACGGATCAAATTTTCATTAAAATCAATAGGATAAGAACGCTCCAAATGACCGAAAAAAGAATGGTGGAAGAATCGGAGGAAGCAGAGTTTATTGCAATAGTTAATTACGCTGTCATAGGTCTTATTCAATTAGAAAAAGGTTTATCAGAAGATTTGGACGCTGATGCAGAAGAAATCTTAAACTTATATCAACATTACACCAACGAAGCAAAAGCCCTAATGCAACGAAAAAACCACGACTATGGCGAAGCATGGCGAAGTATGAGAATTTCCTCTATTACAGATTTAATCTATCAAAAGGTGCTTCGTACCAAACAAATAGAAGATAATAATGGACACACCTTAGTCTCAGAAGGGCTAGATGCTAACTATTTTGATATGCTTAATTACGCTGTATTCTGTCTTATAAAAATAAACAAACAAAATGCTTAA
- a CDS encoding ArsR/SmtB family transcription factor, with amino-acid sequence MKRNLEPIDYTENIELLADFAKALAHPTRIAILSYLEQQNSCFTGDLVDIFPLAQSTISQHLKELKRVGLIKGELNPPKIKYCIDEEKWNLAQSLFFNFFDG; translated from the coding sequence ATGAAAAGAAATTTAGAACCTATTGATTATACAGAAAATATAGAGCTACTAGCCGACTTTGCAAAAGCCTTGGCTCATCCTACTCGCATTGCTATCCTATCTTATCTAGAGCAACAAAATTCTTGTTTTACAGGAGATTTGGTGGATATATTCCCATTAGCACAGTCTACTATTTCTCAGCATCTTAAAGAATTGAAAAGGGTAGGACTTATAAAAGGAGAGCTTAATCCTCCAAAAATAAAATATTGTATAGATGAAGAAAAATGGAATCTTGCCCAATCTTTATTTTTCAATTTTTTTGATGGCTGA
- a CDS encoding DUF6428 family protein: MKLSEFKKVLATLDRIDFQIPNGDFIPPHFHITEVGQITKDFIDCGGTVRKEKWVNFQLWTATDYDHRLTPEKLLDIITLSEKQLQLTDEEIEVEYQGESIQKFGLDFQGSHFVLTTKQTDCLAPDKCGIPTEKPKLKLSELQNKTNCCDPNSGCC, encoded by the coding sequence ATGAAATTATCAGAATTTAAAAAAGTACTAGCTACACTAGACAGAATTGATTTTCAAATACCTAATGGAGATTTTATTCCACCTCATTTTCATATTACAGAGGTAGGTCAAATTACCAAAGATTTTATAGATTGTGGTGGAACAGTAAGAAAAGAAAAGTGGGTAAACTTTCAGCTATGGACGGCAACAGATTATGACCACAGATTGACCCCTGAAAAATTATTGGATATTATTACTCTTTCCGAAAAACAATTACAACTTACAGATGAGGAAATAGAAGTAGAATATCAAGGGGAGAGCATTCAGAAATTTGGATTAGATTTCCAAGGTAGTCATTTTGTTCTTACAACTAAGCAAACCGATTGCCTAGCTCCTGATAAATGCGGAATCCCTACCGAAAAGCCCAAATTAAAACTTTCAGAACTTCAAAATAAAACCAATTGCTGCGATCCCAACTCTGGCTGTTGCTAA
- the ffh gene encoding signal recognition particle protein, producing the protein MFNSLQDKLDKALHNLSGRGKITEINVAETVKEIRRALVDADVNYKVAKDLTKRVQEKALGQNVLTSLTPGQLMTKIVHDELVELMGGSQEGINLSGKPTVILIAGLQGSGKTTFSGKLANYLKKKRAKNPLLVACDVYRPAAIDQLKVLGSQTGIPVYTEEENKNPSTIAENAVNFAKANKHDVVIVDTAGRLAIDEQMMNEIKSVHYFIKPTETLFVVDSMTGQDAVNTAKAFNDALNFDGVVLTKLDGDTRGGAALTIRSVVNKPIKFISTGEKMEALDLFYPERMADRILGMGDVVSLVERAQEQFDEEEAKKLQKKIAKNEFGFDDFLKQIQQIKKMGNMKDLLGMLPGVGKAIKDVDIDDNSFKHIEAIIHSMTPEERRRPSIIDVNRKKRIAKGSGRKLEEVNQLMKQFDQMGKMMKMMQGPQGKQLMAMMGKMGGGMPGMGGLFGR; encoded by the coding sequence ATGTTCAATAGTTTACAAGATAAATTAGATAAGGCTCTTCATAATCTTTCGGGAAGAGGTAAAATTACGGAAATCAATGTAGCTGAAACGGTTAAAGAAATCCGCCGTGCTTTAGTAGATGCCGATGTAAATTATAAGGTAGCTAAAGACCTTACCAAACGAGTACAAGAGAAAGCCTTAGGACAAAATGTACTTACCAGCCTAACACCTGGGCAACTAATGACCAAAATAGTACACGATGAGTTGGTGGAACTTATGGGTGGTTCTCAAGAAGGCATCAACCTTTCGGGGAAACCTACGGTTATTCTAATTGCAGGGCTTCAAGGGTCTGGTAAAACTACTTTCTCTGGAAAATTAGCTAACTATCTAAAGAAAAAAAGAGCTAAAAATCCGCTTTTGGTAGCGTGTGATGTTTATCGTCCTGCTGCAATAGACCAGTTAAAAGTACTAGGAAGCCAAACGGGAATCCCAGTATATACCGAAGAAGAAAATAAAAACCCTTCTACCATAGCAGAAAATGCCGTTAATTTTGCCAAAGCTAACAAGCACGATGTGGTTATTGTGGATACTGCAGGTCGTCTAGCGATAGATGAACAAATGATGAACGAAATAAAATCAGTTCATTATTTCATCAAGCCTACGGAAACTTTGTTCGTTGTGGACTCTATGACGGGGCAAGATGCTGTAAATACAGCTAAAGCCTTTAATGATGCTTTAAACTTTGACGGTGTTGTCCTTACAAAATTAGATGGGGATACCCGAGGTGGTGCGGCTCTTACTATTCGTTCAGTAGTTAATAAGCCCATTAAGTTTATTTCCACAGGAGAAAAGATGGAGGCTTTAGACCTTTTCTATCCTGAAAGAATGGCAGACCGTATCTTAGGTATGGGTGATGTAGTGTCTTTAGTAGAAAGAGCTCAAGAACAGTTTGACGAAGAGGAAGCTAAAAAACTACAAAAGAAAATCGCTAAAAACGAATTTGGTTTTGATGATTTCTTAAAGCAAATTCAGCAGATTAAAAAAATGGGTAACATGAAAGACCTTCTTGGTATGTTACCAGGTGTAGGCAAGGCCATTAAAGATGTGGATATAGATGATAACTCGTTTAAACACATAGAGGCTATTATCCATTCTATGACACCAGAAGAAAGAAGAAGACCTAGCATTATAGATGTTAATAGAAAGAAGAGGATAGCCAAAGGAAGTGGTAGAAAACTAGAAGAAGTAAACCAACTTATGAAACAGTTTGACCAAATGGGCAAAATGATGAAAATGATGCAAGGACCTCAAGGCAAACAACTTATGGCAATGATGGGTAAAATGGGAGGCGGTATGCCAGGCATGGGAGGCTTGTTCGGAAGATAG
- a CDS encoding TrmH family RNA methyltransferase, with product MKPELTNNLEDLEKIFQYLAQFLTEERLQKINHYAEESSDFILPVMEDVYQYRNAAAIVRSVEACAFHKVVALEKDNIFDPNLSVTKGADTWVEVEKMPRNKASLEKIKERGYKIVAVSPENNATMLPDYKVEKPIALVFGTEWEGVSDELLDFADETLAIPMYGFTKSFNVSVAAAICMYELKQKLLNSTIDYKLSSDKKWHTKIRWAVNSIRSGEEIYHKFLRENF from the coding sequence ATGAAGCCAGAACTAACCAACAACCTAGAAGATTTAGAAAAGATATTTCAATATTTAGCTCAATTCTTGACTGAAGAACGCCTGCAAAAAATCAACCATTATGCAGAGGAAAGTTCGGATTTCATTTTACCTGTGATGGAAGATGTTTATCAATATCGCAATGCTGCTGCAATCGTGAGAAGTGTGGAAGCGTGTGCCTTCCATAAGGTAGTGGCTTTAGAAAAAGATAATATTTTTGACCCAAACCTCAGCGTTACCAAAGGAGCAGATACTTGGGTAGAAGTAGAAAAAATGCCTAGAAATAAAGCTTCCCTAGAGAAGATAAAAGAGCGAGGTTATAAAATAGTAGCTGTTTCACCAGAAAATAATGCAACAATGCTCCCAGACTATAAGGTAGAAAAGCCTATTGCTCTAGTTTTTGGCACCGAATGGGAAGGCGTTTCTGATGAATTACTAGACTTTGCAGACGAAACTTTAGCAATACCAATGTATGGCTTTACTAAGAGTTTTAATGTTTCTGTAGCGGCAGCGATATGTATGTACGAACTCAAACAAAAACTTCTTAATTCTACCATAGACTACAAACTTAGCTCCGATAAAAAATGGCATACCAAAATAAGATGGGCGGTAAATTCTATAAGAAGCGGAGAAGAAATTTACCATAAATTTTTACGAGAAAACTTTTAA
- the prmC gene encoding peptide chain release factor N(5)-glutamine methyltransferase produces MKLLELHSIFKQELSEIYDSSEISCLWEIFGEHYLGLDKIGLRQSENTELPAQQITQYTKAINQLKSGKPYQQILGEADFFGMKFCVNQHVLIPRPETEELLDYAIKTISKEFSKTEIKILDIGTGSGVIPIVLKKHFPNARVASIDFSKEALTIAKKNAERHHTEIKFILDDYLNYTLPTHYDVIISNPPYIGIEEVSEISDTVKNFEPHLALFSPCSDPLVFYRKIATDAKHYLNNGGFLFLEINQKLGAETLALYKDFSDAQLIKDLSNNDRMIIAKK; encoded by the coding sequence ATGAAGTTGCTAGAGTTACATTCTATTTTTAAGCAAGAACTTTCAGAGATTTATGATAGTTCCGAGATTTCTTGTTTGTGGGAAATTTTTGGAGAGCATTATTTAGGTTTAGACAAAATAGGACTGCGACAGTCTGAAAACACTGAACTTCCAGCTCAACAAATAACACAATATACCAAAGCCATCAACCAACTAAAAAGCGGAAAGCCTTACCAACAAATTTTAGGTGAAGCCGACTTTTTTGGTATGAAGTTTTGCGTGAACCAACACGTGCTTATTCCTCGCCCAGAAACAGAGGAACTGCTAGACTACGCCATCAAAACCATTTCAAAAGAGTTTTCCAAAACAGAAATTAAAATTTTAGATATAGGTACTGGCTCGGGAGTGATACCTATTGTGCTGAAAAAACATTTTCCGAACGCTAGAGTAGCCTCCATAGATTTTTCTAAAGAAGCTCTAACCATCGCCAAAAAAAATGCAGAAAGACACCACACCGAGATTAAGTTTATACTCGATGATTACCTCAATTATACATTGCCAACTCACTATGATGTGATTATTTCTAATCCGCCATACATAGGTATAGAGGAAGTTTCTGAAATTTCGGATACTGTAAAGAATTTTGAGCCTCATTTGGCCCTGTTCTCTCCTTGTTCAGACCCTTTAGTATTTTACCGAAAAATAGCAACAGATGCCAAGCATTATCTTAACAACGGAGGATTTTTATTTTTAGAAATAAACCAAAAACTAGGAGCAGAAACTTTAGCTTTGTATAAAGATTTCAGCGATGCTCAACTCATCAAAGATTTATCTAATAATGACAGAATGATTATAGCAAAAAAATGA
- the yaaA gene encoding peroxide stress protein YaaA: MLILSSPAKLMNVSLKSDMLKPTEPQFIEDSAFIQSFLKEKTPQYLSDLMEISSKLADENWERNQNWSASPSEEESNAALYTFTGEVYRGLDAPTLDKKAVDYLQKHYRILSGLYGLLKPSDRIMLYRLEMGRPFQFDKYKNLYSFWKSKITTALNDELKENDILLNLASTEYFKSVDTKKLKAKAIDVKFYEYKDGKLKTIVVYTKHARGLLIRFCAETNAKTLDDIKAFNYEGYLIDEERSKDNQLVFVR, encoded by the coding sequence ATGCTTATACTTTCTTCTCCAGCTAAGTTAATGAATGTCTCATTAAAATCAGATATGCTAAAACCTACCGAACCTCAATTTATAGAAGATTCGGCGTTTATACAATCGTTTTTGAAAGAGAAAACACCGCAATACCTTTCTGATTTAATGGAAATTTCTTCCAAATTGGCAGATGAAAACTGGGAAAGAAACCAAAATTGGAGTGCCTCACCTTCGGAAGAGGAGTCTAATGCAGCCCTCTATACTTTTACAGGTGAGGTTTATCGTGGGTTAGACGCTCCTACTCTAGATAAAAAAGCCGTAGATTATCTCCAAAAACATTACAGAATACTCTCAGGACTGTATGGACTGTTAAAACCTTCGGATAGGATTATGCTGTATCGTTTAGAAATGGGACGTCCGTTCCAGTTTGATAAGTATAAAAATTTATATTCTTTTTGGAAGTCCAAAATTACAACGGCTCTTAACGATGAATTAAAGGAAAACGATATTCTCCTAAATCTTGCCAGTACAGAATACTTTAAGTCAGTAGATACCAAAAAACTAAAAGCGAAGGCTATAGATGTTAAATTCTACGAATACAAGGATGGCAAACTAAAAACTATCGTGGTCTATACCAAACACGCTAGAGGGCTTCTCATCCGTTTTTGTGCCGAAACCAATGCCAAAACTTTAGATGATATTAAAGCCTTTAATTACGAAGGTTATCTTATAGATGAAGAACGCTCCAAAGATAACCAACTGGTATTCGTGAGGTAA
- the purH gene encoding bifunctional phosphoribosylaminoimidazolecarboxamide formyltransferase/IMP cyclohydrolase, with translation MKKRALISVSDKTNLVEFATFLEQHNYQLISTGGTFKHLKEAGLSPIQIDEVTKFPEMLDGRVKTLHPKVHGGLLAVRSNPEHMSTVKDHGIELIDMVIVNLYPFFENVNKNISLDEKVEFIDIGGPSMLRSAAKNFNAVTVVTDVRDYARVQAEISEAGDTTLETRKTLAGKVFNLTSAYDAAISKMLLEEEYPEYLNASYQKVADLRYGENPHQSAAYYVSTTENGAMKDFEQLGGKELSFNNLRDMDLCWKVVNEFKNEKACCAVKHSTPCGVAIGETALDTYKKAFECDPVSIFGGIVAMNYKVDKDTAEELNKTFLEIVMATDFDAEALEVLSKKKNLRIIKIKNPVSDSQVWVKIDGGMLVQNADDQFSDDIKTVTEVKPTEEQTKALLFSQRIVKYVKSNAIVVTNGTQALGVGGGQVNRIWATQQAIERAKEKFSGDLVLASDAFFPFRDVVDTCAKEGIKAIIQPGGSMRDDESIQAANEHNIPMLFTGMRHFFH, from the coding sequence ATGAAAAAAAGAGCTTTAATTAGCGTATCAGACAAGACCAATCTTGTAGAGTTTGCCACATTTTTGGAGCAACACAATTATCAACTCATTTCTACGGGAGGCACATTTAAACATCTAAAGGAAGCTGGACTTTCTCCTATTCAGATAGATGAAGTTACAAAGTTCCCAGAAATGCTAGACGGTAGGGTAAAAACGCTACACCCAAAAGTACACGGAGGGCTTCTAGCTGTACGCTCTAACCCTGAGCATATGAGTACCGTAAAAGACCACGGTATAGAGCTGATAGATATGGTAATAGTAAACCTCTACCCTTTCTTTGAGAATGTTAATAAAAACATTTCTTTAGACGAAAAGGTAGAGTTTATAGACATTGGTGGACCATCAATGCTTCGCTCGGCGGCTAAGAATTTTAATGCCGTTACCGTGGTTACCGATGTTAGGGACTATGCTAGAGTTCAAGCCGAAATTTCGGAAGCAGGCGATACAACTTTGGAAACCAGAAAAACATTAGCTGGAAAGGTATTTAACTTAACTTCGGCTTATGATGCTGCTATTTCTAAAATGCTTTTAGAGGAGGAATATCCAGAGTACCTTAATGCTTCGTATCAAAAGGTAGCCGATTTAAGATATGGCGAAAACCCTCATCAGTCAGCGGCTTACTATGTTTCTACTACCGAAAATGGAGCGATGAAAGATTTTGAACAATTAGGCGGTAAAGAACTTTCTTTTAACAATCTAAGAGATATGGATTTATGTTGGAAGGTGGTTAATGAGTTCAAAAATGAGAAAGCGTGTTGTGCCGTTAAGCATTCTACACCTTGTGGTGTTGCTATTGGAGAAACCGCTTTAGACACTTATAAAAAAGCATTTGAATGCGACCCTGTTTCCATCTTCGGAGGCATTGTAGCGATGAACTATAAGGTGGATAAAGACACAGCTGAAGAACTCAACAAAACTTTCCTAGAAATTGTAATGGCTACAGATTTTGATGCCGAAGCCCTAGAAGTATTGTCTAAAAAGAAAAATCTAAGAATTATCAAGATTAAAAATCCTGTATCTGACAGCCAAGTGTGGGTGAAGATAGACGGTGGAATGTTGGTGCAAAACGCTGATGACCAATTCTCTGATGATATAAAAACGGTTACAGAAGTTAAGCCAACGGAAGAACAAACCAAGGCTCTACTCTTCTCCCAAAGGATTGTGAAGTATGTAAAATCTAATGCTATTGTAGTTACCAACGGCACACAAGCCCTAGGTGTAGGTGGTGGACAAGTAAATAGAATATGGGCTACCCAACAAGCCATAGAACGAGCGAAAGAGAAATTTAGTGGAGATTTAGTTTTAGCGTCTGATGCTTTCTTTCCGTTTAGAGATGTGGTAGATACTTGTGCTAAAGAAGGTATAAAAGCCATTATACAACCTGGTGGAAGTATGCGAGACGACGAAAGCATACAAGCAGCTAATGAGCATAATATCCCAATGCTATTCACAGGAATGAGACACTTTTTTCATTAA
- a CDS encoding outer membrane beta-barrel protein, translating to MKKLLLSALVATVGFANAQKLETGFKIGYVNSTLHLEAMGQQYKPNAKSSVYIAMPVSYKVNKYVSLHGELGMAGLGAENLIMDNNERSRLHLTTVYIPLGVKFTPIESLGILGGFNLGFVTKALGKQNGQDVEFTDIRKGNHSIFLGGEYKITKSIFVETRYNIGLSNLYPTNDITMKNNFLQIGVGYLFDKF from the coding sequence ATGAAAAAACTATTACTTTCTGCATTAGTAGCAACAGTTGGTTTCGCTAATGCACAAAAATTGGAAACAGGGTTTAAAATAGGGTATGTAAATTCCACTTTGCACCTAGAAGCTATGGGGCAACAATACAAGCCTAACGCTAAGTCTAGTGTTTACATTGCGATGCCTGTATCTTATAAGGTTAATAAATATGTTTCTCTACACGGAGAACTTGGTATGGCAGGGCTTGGAGCAGAGAATCTAATTATGGATAATAATGAGCGTTCAAGGTTGCATCTTACCACGGTCTATATTCCTTTGGGAGTTAAGTTTACACCAATAGAATCGTTAGGGATTTTGGGTGGATTTAACTTAGGTTTTGTAACCAAAGCTCTAGGGAAACAAAACGGACAAGATGTAGAGTTTACTGATATTAGAAAGGGTAACCACTCTATATTTTTGGGTGGAGAATATAAAATAACCAAGTCTATATTCGTGGAGACGAGATACAATATAGGGCTTAGCAACCTTTATCCAACCAACGACATCACAATGAAAAACAATTTCTTACAAATAGGTGTAGGCTATTTATTTGACAAATTTTAA